From a region of the Mobula hypostoma chromosome 6, sMobHyp1.1, whole genome shotgun sequence genome:
- the smpx gene encoding small muscular protein isoform X2, with protein MSKRSSNVKSIQANINIPMGALLPGAGHPSKRKECTVEADEGTCNKSDEKKELPGAVKLPGPAVNLKQLQDAKSELKFVPKVE; from the exons ATGTCCAAACGAAGCTCCAACGTAAAGTCTATTCAG GCCAACATAAACATACCCATGGGTGCCTTGCTGCCTGGAGCTGGCCATCCCAGCAAAAGAAAAGAATGTACAGTAGAAGCTGATGAG GGGACATGCAATAAATCAGACGAGAAGAAAGAGCTGCCCGGAGCAGTGAAATTACCAGGACCGGCTGTCAACCTCAAGCAGCTCCAAGATGCCAAGAGTGAGCTCAAATTTGTCCCCAAGGTTGAGTAA
- the smpx gene encoding small muscular protein isoform X1, whose translation MFGFNCLFSFLAGNQASLYSMSKRSSNVKSIQANINIPMGALLPGAGHPSKRKECTVEADEGTCNKSDEKKELPGAVKLPGPAVNLKQLQDAKSELKFVPKVE comes from the exons ATGTTTGGATTTAATTGTCTTTTCTCGTTTCTAGCGGGAAACCAGGCCTCTCTTTACAGTATGTCCAAACGAAGCTCCAACGTAAAGTCTATTCAG GCCAACATAAACATACCCATGGGTGCCTTGCTGCCTGGAGCTGGCCATCCCAGCAAAAGAAAAGAATGTACAGTAGAAGCTGATGAG GGGACATGCAATAAATCAGACGAGAAGAAAGAGCTGCCCGGAGCAGTGAAATTACCAGGACCGGCTGTCAACCTCAAGCAGCTCCAAGATGCCAAGAGTGAGCTCAAATTTGTCCCCAAGGTTGAGTAA